GCAGCACCACGTGAGATTGAGTTCCGCGATAAGTTGCCAAAAACTCGTTCTGGTAAAATCATGCGTCGTGTGCTAAAAGCGTGGGAGTTAGGTTTACCGACCGGAGATTTATCTACTATGGAAGACTAAAGGCATAATAAACAAGCGGTCGAATGAATTCGGCTGCTTGTTTATTTTCAGATATAAATGAAAATTCTGTTTGATTAAAAAATTGCTTGCAAAATAGAGCTAAATTCGCCTACTTTTATTATAAATACTTATCATATAAAGAGAGTAGGTAAATTCCTGTGAAAGTAAACCTCATCAAGCAGAACCTGCCCCTTGAAACAGAAAACCAACAAATGAAATCTGAGAGTCATCACTTCATTGCTATACCATTTGTTCATTCAAGAGCGATGTACATAGCCATTCTATTGATTCATATCTTAGTCATATGGTTTGCTCTTCAAATAGAGCCTGCGCATCCTGAGGGAATTACCTATGCTTTACTTGCCTTGCATTTTATTACGATTGTCATGGGAATTTGGATTTCTATTCAGCCTTATGAACATCGAAGACAAGTTTTAAGCCTGCTGTTCCATGCGTATTATGGTCTTCTAACCTCTGTTGATTTGTTATTTATTTCAGGAAAACTTATACATACCTTTTTTAATGTAACAGCGTGGTGGATGTACGCCTTACTTGGTGTGATTTATGTAGGAGCCGGTCTTGAAATTAGTACCGCTGGCAAGTGGCGCCCTATCCTAACTTCTCAGCAACGAGATTGTTTGGATAAGAAGATTGTAACAGCAGAGCAAGTAAAGAAGAGAGAGAAACGGTTTACAAATGCATCACTCATTATTTTATGTCCATTGGCTTTATTATTTGTTTTACCTTACACAACAACAAGACAGATTAGCATGGTATTTCTTTTATTTGTTACAGCATTATTATTTTTATTATTTGTACGTCAGTTGTCCCTCTATAAGACGGCTCGCAAACATCCGACTTGGATTGTTTACCAAATACAGAGAAAACAGCGACGGAAATCAGTAGGTGGCTAAAGCTGACATTTGGGGAATATGACTTTCTTCTGTTATACTGAAAAAGGAATAGACAGAAGATTGGTACATAGAGCGGGGGAGTCGAAGTGAAGAAACCATATATAGCCATGACAATTGCAGGTTCCGATAGTGGAGGAGGAGCTGGAATACAGGCGGATCTTAAAACCTTTCATCAAAGAGGAGTTTATGGTACCAGTGCTCTTACTGCTATTACCGCTCAAAACACACAGGGTGTTCACGGTGTTCACGTAATGACACCAGAGTTCGTTGCAGATCAAATCAGAGTAGTATTGGATGACCTGCCTGCTGAAGCTATTAAGACAGGCATGCTGGCTAATGCTCCAATTATCGAAGCGGTAGCCGAACAACTCCGCAAGCATCATGAAACAAAATTGGTTATTGATCCTGTTATGGTTGCTAAAGGCGGTGCCAAATTACTTCAGGATGAAGCGGTGCAAGCGCTTTTGACGCATCTTCTTCCCCAAGCTTACGTTATTACTCCCAATTTACCGGAAGCTGAAGTTTTAGTAGAGAGAACCATTGAAACCTTGTCTGATATGAAGGAAGCAGCAAAACATCTCCACGATTATGGAGTAGTTCATGTAATCATGAAAGGTGGGCATATGCTTGATCATCGACTGACCGATATATTATTTGATGGTCAGCATTTTCATGAAATTGAACATGAACGAATTCCCACTCGACATACACATGGAACAGGCTGTACATTCTCAGCATGTCTTACAGCTGAATTAGCTAAAGGTGCTGATGCTGTAACTGCTTTTCATACCGCACAGCAGTTTATCGTAACAGCTATTCAGACGGCACCGAATCTTGGCTCTGGTCATGGGCCAACAAACCATTGGGTTCAACTCCCACTCTAAGTTACCTCATGATGGAAGCCCTCTCTCGTTTATTATCACGATTTTACAAAAAAATTGAAATAAATCTTGACGGGAGAGGTGTGCTTTGTTAGACAAATCGCATATGATAGTAGAATAATTATTCTGTTTTTTACCTTTTTCTGGATAGTATTATCTATAGATGTAAGCGTTTTCGTAAATTAAGGAAGGAGTGATGCTTCATGTGGGTTAAATGGGTAAGTATACACCAGTCGTATGGTTTGCCGAGAGCAGCTGAGGATTATCGGCAGAGATTAAAACTGGCTCATATCCGAAGTAGAATTACGTCCAAAAAGAGCGGAGCAACCTTCATTTATAATCTCCAGGTTCCTATTGGAGAAAAAGACAGGGCATTGCAGGTACTTCATACTATGAAGAAAGAAATGCAATTATAATAACCAATATTCACCTTGCTACTGATGTGTTGAACACGGAAATGCTAGTAGTAAGGGGAGTGATAACATTACTACTCAAGTATTGGAAAGACCATCAACTGCCAAGCAGATCTTTGGAAATCAGACAGGGGAGAATGGAACAACAGGTCCAACTCGATATTTTGAACCCGATTTAGTTTATTTTGAACCAGATGCGCTTACCTTTCCACTAGGTAAACAACTGTATGAGAAATACCAGAAATCAGATATCCCTATAAAAATGACAACAAGTCACAATCAAGTACGTGGGATTCCGGGAGAAACGGACCTGCAACAGTACCGCAATGCTAAACGTACTTTAGTGGTTGGCGTCAAAAAAACACTTAAATTCGAACAGTCTAAGCCGTCTGCTGAATATGCGCTTCCCCTTGCAACGGGATGTGCTGCTCACTGTCACTATTGCTATCTAAACACAAATATAGGTACAAAACCATATGTTCGTGTCTATGTTAATACAGACGAAATTTTAGCAAAGGCAGAAGCATATATACAGGAGCGTATACCTGAAATCACTCGATTTGAAGCGGCTTGTACATCAGATCCGATTAATATTGAACATATAACGGGAAATCTAAAAAAAGCGATTGAATTTATGGGAAGGCAACCATTGGGCCGGTTACGCTTTGTAACCAAGTTTCATCAAGTCGACTCTTTACTGGATGCAAAGCATAACAAGCATACCCGTTTTCGTTTTAGTATGAATGCAGATTATGTCATTCGTAATTTTGAACCGGGAACATCATCTTTTGAACAGCGTATTGAGGCAGCGGGGAAGGTAGCTATGGCAGGATATCCACTGGGATTTATTATTGCACCACTGTATTGGTTTGAGGGCTGGGAAGCAGGATATACAGATTTGTTGGAACGTCTCAGCTCACGACTTGATGATAATGCCAAAAAGGATATCACCTTTGAATTGATACAGCACCGATTTACTAAAATAGCCAAAGGACTAATTCTAAAGAGATACCCGAAAACAAAATTAATCATGAACGAAGAAGAACGGAAATATAAATGGGGGAAGTATGGGAAGGGCAAGTATATCTACCCTGATATCCAAGCCAATGCATTAAAGACACACATGCAAAAAGAGATCGCTCGGCTCTTTCCAGATGCTAAGATTGAATATTTTACGTAAGCTATGCTAGGAGTAGACGGCTTCTTTTGGACGCGTATAACAAAAAGATCGTGCGGGTATATGTCCTCGCATGATCTTTTTGCATATATACACAGTAGCATCATCTATGTAACAAAATTCAGGGTAGGAATGAAAATAGATTACTAGACAAGTAACGTTCTCCACTGTCTGCACAAATGGCAAGCACGTTTTTTCCAGGACCCAATTGTTTGGCTACCTGCAAAGCTGCATAAACTGCTGCACCTGAAGAAGGACCAACTAAGATCGCCTCTAGTCGAGCAAGATTACGTGTGGTTTCAATTGCTTGCTCATCAGTTATATGAATGATTTCATCGTAAATTTGTTGATTGAGAATTGAGGGTATAAAACCTGGACTTGTACCTACAATTTGATGGGGACCTGGTTTTCCGCCTGCTAAGACAGGTGATCCAGAAGGTTCTACTACGGATATGTGCAGAGCTGGATAATGCTGACGTAATACTTCACCACATCCTGTAATGGTCCCACCTGTGCCTGCCGTTGCCACAAATCCATCAAGCGAGTCCCCCATCTGTTGAATAATTTCTAAAGCAGTGGTATGACGATGAATATCTGGATTGGAAGTATTCTCGAACTGCATTGGGATAAAGCTGTCTGGAATGCTAGCGGCTAACTCTTGGGCTTTACGGATGGCACCCGGCATTTTTTCATCGCCAGGGGTGAGAACGACCTCTGCTCCGTAAGCACGTAACAGTTGAATACGCTCGCGGGTCATCGTATCTGGCATAACAATAAGGCAAGGGTATCCTTTAGCGGCACATGCCATTGCTAAACCAATGCCTGTATTGCCGCTGGTTGGTTCGATGACGGTAGAACCGGCTAGAAGGTTGCCTGCTTTTTCTGCTTGTACAAGCATATGGTACGCAGCTCGGTCTTTGACACTGCCACTCGGATTATATTTTTCTAATTTGACAAAGACCTGTGCCATGTCTGGGCTTACCAATCGATGTAGCTGGACAATCGGAGTTTGACCGATTAAATCAGCCATGGTTTGAGCAACACGCATGTACTATTCCTCCCTGTGATTTTTTTTCTCGGTAATTCTTAATTACATAATAACATATCGGAATTGTATGTATAATGACTTGTTACCTAGGCAATATGTTTTTTCCTTTCGACAAATGATTGTTTTACATGGTAAAATGAAATTCGTTTTGGTTTTACTGGGAGGGGTACAGATACGTATGAAATCCATTTTTATTACGGTGGAAGGCCCGATTGGGGTTGGCAAAACCTCTTTGTCAAAGGCGATTAGCAAGCAGTGGGGCTTGGAGCTTTTGGAAGAGATTGTGTATGAGAATCCATTCTTGGACAAGTTCTATGAAAATATTTCGGAGTGGAGCTTTCAGACTGAAATGTTCTTTCTTTGTAATCGATATAAACAATTACAAGATATAACCAAACGGCTACAAAATGGGTATTCCGTTGTGGCTGATTACAATATTTTTAAGAATACAATATTTGCCAAACGGACATTGAGTGAAGATAATTTACCGAAGTACCAGCAAATTTATGGTATCTTGACCAGTGATATTCCTCAAGCTAATTTAGTCATTTATTTAAAAGCTTCTGTCGAAACGGCGATGCAACGGATTGCACTACGTGGTCGTGAGATGGAGCATATGATTGAACGGACTTATATGGAGAATTTGATCTCAGATTATGAGGAATTTATGCACCAATTTCAATTGTTGCATCCAAAAATCCCTGTACTGACAATTGAATGTGACCAACTTGATTATGTACACCAACCAGAAGATTTGGATTATGTCATAAAGCGTGTCGCAGAATTTTTGCCTAACAATCTTACTAAACAGCGATAAGGAGTTAATCATGTCGGTTTTTCAAACGAATCAATTGCGTGAAAAGTATCAAATTCCAAGCGATGCGGTCATTACGATTGCTGGAATGGTGGGTGTGGGCAAATCAACGTTTACGAAAGCGCTAGCTGATTTGCTTGGATTCCGTGTTTCCTACGAAAAAGTAGACAACAATCCTTATTTAGACCTTTTCTATGATGATTTATCGCGGTGGGGTTTTCATTTACAAATCTTTTTCCTAGCAGAACGCTTCAAGGAACAAAAACGTATCTTTGACTACGGTGGAGGATTTGTGCAAGACCGGTCTATTTATGAAGATACAGGCATCTTTGCCAAGATGCTACATGATCAGGGCAATATGACGGATGAGGATTATCAGACCTATACACATCTATTCGAAGCAATGGTAATGACGCCTTATTTTCCACACCCAGACGTGCTGATTTCGCTAGAGGGAAACTACGAGGATATCATTCATCGCATTCAAGAACGCGGCCGTCCAATGGAACAACAAACACCCCTCAGCTATTGGGAGGATTTGTATGCTAGGTATGACGATTGGATTAATAATTTTACATCTTGCCCGGTTTTGCGTGTTAATATCAATGAATACGATGTGATGGACGATATCAACTCTGTAGAAGTTGTACTGGCACGTTTGTCTGATAAAATTAATACAGCTCGTCACTATAGACGCTAGTAGTGCCCGACGGCTTTGCTGAAAAGAACAAGCAAAGCCGTCGTTTTGCTACAACGATGTGGAATAGCTAAGGCTTTGGATTTTAATTATCTAGGGTGAAGAGCTTGCCTGGTCAGAGATCGTAAAGCTAAGTTTTCTTCAAACAGGCAAATGTAAAAGGTTCAGATCGGGGTATGATATAATAACCGAAGTAGTTACAGATGTAACAGACGAAATGAGAATCAAAGGAGTAGAGAGCATGGGAGACGCTTGGTTTGAAAAAAGCTTCCGAGAGGACTATCTGCTGGTATACCAGCATCGAGATGAGGCTTCTGCGGATCAAGAAATACATAATTTATTGGAACGTTTACCTATTAAACGTGAGGGAAGAGTTCTAGACTTATGCTGTGGGAGCGGTCGACATTCACGAGCTCTTGTAAAACGTGGCTATGAGGTAGTGGGAATCGATTTATCTTCCGTGCTGTTAGAGCAGGCCGAGCTACTTAATGATCCACAGCAGGTTACGTACTATCAATATGATATGAGAGACATTCCGTTTGAATCGGAATTTGATATTGTTGTTAATTTGTTTACGAGCTTTGGATATTTTTCTGATGACCAAGAAAGTGCTCAGGTTGTTAAAAATATGGCGAAAGCTTTACGTTCGGGTGGAGAAGTCGTTATTGATTACCTTAACCCTAGTTATGTAAAAGAACATCTGGTTCCAAAATCTGAACGAGAAGCAAATGGCTTATTGATTACAGAACGTCGTCGTCTTGAAGATGGTTTTGTAAAAAAAGAGATTTCGATCCACGATGCTGAAGAAAGAGAGCCACGTATCTATCAGGAGCAGGTTCGATTATTTGAACTAGAACAGATGATGAGCATGCTAGAGGATGCTGGATTTATCCAGATTCAAGTCTTTGGTGACTACGCCTTCCAACCATACGACAAGGAAAGCTCTCCACGTATGATTTTTCATGCAATAAAAAAGTAAAGTCGAAAAAAGGAAACGTTTACAAATAAAAAAAGCTTTTCAAAAGAGTACGGTAGCGGGTAAGCTAACAGATAAAGTGCTACTCTTTCAGAATAAAAGGAGGTAACTATGGATATTCATAACCATGCTGCCCTTATGGAAATACTAGATAAAGCATATGTGAATCAGAAAGTACAAGTCACTTATACAGACTGGGAAGGCGATGAGCAAGAAGACGAGGTAGTAACTACTTTTCGTGGAACTTTGCTTGAGGTGAGCCTAAAAGATAATGAGTTTGAGGAAAAAGATCTTACACTTCGTTTCTTAGAAGAAGAGGACGAAATTGAGATTCTAATGGAAATCCCAGCAAATGAGCAAGACCTTGGAGTAAGTGAAGAACAACTAGTACGCATTTTCGGTACAGAGGCGGAGCTTGTTCTAGCAAAATGAGAAATGATGTAACCTACGGATATTACGGTACGACGGAGCGGATGTCCCAAAAAGAATCGTACCATTTTCATAAATATGTAAAGAAGAAAAAAAATCGCCTTGTGCAAAAGGGGCATTTCTACATTGATGTAGATGCCCTGCAAAGGCCTTGTCATCTAGATTGCTTCAATTGTCATATTGTTCATCGTGAAACGTGTTGTGAGAATGGACAACCGTATGCCGTGCAAGCCTGGCAGCTTTCTCTAATTGAAGCAGAGAGTCGCTCTGTTGCTGCCGCCTATCTGAACGGTCGATCACAACAACGGGTCATGGAGCACGGTTGCTTTGAATCGGCTGAACCAGGAGTTGTGCGTATGGAAAAAGGTTCCTGTCTATTCTATGGTCAAGTAGATGGACAGCGTTGTTGCTTGCTTCATGCTCATGGTCTGCGCGAGCAAAAGGATGTTTATTCCATAAAACCGTTTAGTTGTCAGTTATACCCGATTGATTTCGTGATGATGGATAATGAAAACATTCTAATAACTGCTTTAACGGAAGAGACCGCATCCTTTTCACGTTGGGGTCATGAATATTTGGAAATATTCTACTGTGCTAACCAGGAAAAACGTAAACAAGCAACGCATATTGACGAACAGCTTTTTTCATTAGATGGATATCAGCCTGCTTATATCTGGGGCCGAGAGCTTATCGAACGCTCTTTTGGTGAGGATGCGTATCAGGCGGTTATAGAAGCCATATATCAGTACAGCTAGAGAGGGAGAAACTGCTATGGACATGGAGTTAAAAGGAAAGACGGTCAAAGAATCACGCACGGTGAAAGCATCGCTTATCTTACCTTCAGATACGAATCATCATGGAACCATTTTTGGCGGGACGATTATGTCTTATGTTGACGAAGTGAGCGCTATTGCAGCAATGCGCCATTCTCGCAAGCCAGTTGTGACAGCTTCGATTGATTCGGTTGACTTTATCGTACCTGCAAAGCTGGGCTTCTCGGTGTGTGTGGATGCGTTCGTTACCTCTACGGGGCGTACATCTGTTGAAGTTTTTGTCAAAATCATCAGTGAGAATTTGCAAACTGGGGAACGCCAATTAACAGCTACTTCGTTTGTCACATTTGTCGCTTTAGATGAAAATGGAAAACCTACTCCTGTACCACCAATCATTCCAGAAACGGAAGAAGAAATTTATTTATATCAAACAGCACCACAACGTATTAAAATGCGTAGGGAACGACGTAATGCAACTCAGCAGTTCTATGATTCATTAGATATTACCAAGGATATATAGCAAAAAAGAGAAGCCTAATCCTAAGAGCAATCGCTGCTAGGGATAGGGCTTTTTTTGTGTTGGGCTAAAAAAGAAAAATAAATACCAGAAATTACTAGGGAAAAGTAAATAAAAGCAGAATAAGTAAAATAGCTGACGTAAAGAAATAGCACCTATGGGACAGTGCGTAACAAATATTCCACCCATAGGAGGTGAAATCAGCCATTTAGGCTGGGAAAAATGGGTATCAAACAAACAATAGGTACCAATTACCATAATTCACTCATCAGGCTGTCAGAAAATTTTGACCCAGTTATGAAAAAGTTTCGTAAAAGCTACGAGGATACTCAGAACCAAGGTTGGATTATGCCACTCTTATTAAAGCTTGTTCCAGATTTTAAAAGAATAATTGATTCCGTGAAGAATTTAGATTCACAAGGGATTGTTAAATCACTAGGCTCAGTGATACCTAGTGCCAGTATTATTGGCATCCCTCTTGCAGTTCCCTATCTAGGTGTTTCATCTCTATTAGGTTTCACAATATCAGGGTTCATTCTAGTCATCTCAACAGGCAGGAATCTTTGGCTGATGACGCAATTAGATAGTATTCATTTTCATGTGGGAGCGTACCGATTTTTAAAAAGAAGAGAGTATGATCTTTTTACTGGGAGCTTTTTGTTTTCGGATTTCTCCTTCAAAGGGTTGTTATACATTGTAAATAATTCTCTAAATGGTGAAGAAGAATTAAATAAGACGTTTGAAAAGCTAAAAATTGAATTTGATAGCTTTACATCGACTCATCAAGCCAGATATGAGGAAAAAGAAGCCTATCTTTTAAAACAAAACAATGGTTTAGAAGCAGAATTATTACGGCAAAAAGAGGTTATAAACTCAATTATTACGAAAGCAGATCAATCTCTCAATCAGCTATACGATGAACTAAGTGAGGCCAACTTATCCTCTGAATACATGGCCGATTTACTTGACCGGCTAATTACCATTTTATACAGATATCGGAATGGCCGGTTTTCGGTTTCTGACTTGAAATTAATTGCAGACTTTACGATTTATAAGATGGAAGGGGCATTCCTAAAGAAAATTGCTGATGAAGGCACAAGTGGTCATAGTTTAGGTTTAATCAGTATGGATTCCAAGGAACACG
This is a stretch of genomic DNA from Brevibacillus laterosporus DSM 25. It encodes these proteins:
- a CDS encoding class I SAM-dependent methyltransferase; amino-acid sequence: MGDAWFEKSFREDYLLVYQHRDEASADQEIHNLLERLPIKREGRVLDLCCGSGRHSRALVKRGYEVVGIDLSSVLLEQAELLNDPQQVTYYQYDMRDIPFESEFDIVVNLFTSFGYFSDDQESAQVVKNMAKALRSGGEVVIDYLNPSYVKEHLVPKSEREANGLLITERRRLEDGFVKKEISIHDAEEREPRIYQEQVRLFELEQMMSMLEDAGFIQIQVFGDYAFQPYDKESSPRMIFHAIKK
- a CDS encoding deoxynucleoside kinase, which gives rise to MSVFQTNQLREKYQIPSDAVITIAGMVGVGKSTFTKALADLLGFRVSYEKVDNNPYLDLFYDDLSRWGFHLQIFFLAERFKEQKRIFDYGGGFVQDRSIYEDTGIFAKMLHDQGNMTDEDYQTYTHLFEAMVMTPYFPHPDVLISLEGNYEDIIHRIQERGRPMEQQTPLSYWEDLYARYDDWINNFTSCPVLRVNINEYDVMDDINSVEVVLARLSDKINTARHYRR
- the cysK gene encoding cysteine synthase A, coding for MRVAQTMADLIGQTPIVQLHRLVSPDMAQVFVKLEKYNPSGSVKDRAAYHMLVQAEKAGNLLAGSTVIEPTSGNTGIGLAMACAAKGYPCLIVMPDTMTRERIQLLRAYGAEVVLTPGDEKMPGAIRKAQELAASIPDSFIPMQFENTSNPDIHRHTTALEIIQQMGDSLDGFVATAGTGGTITGCGEVLRQHYPALHISVVEPSGSPVLAGGKPGPHQIVGTSPGFIPSILNQQIYDEIIHITDEQAIETTRNLARLEAILVGPSSGAAVYAALQVAKQLGPGKNVLAICADSGERYLSSNLFSFLP
- a CDS encoding DUF3109 family protein, with the translated sequence MRNDVTYGYYGTTERMSQKESYHFHKYVKKKKNRLVQKGHFYIDVDALQRPCHLDCFNCHIVHRETCCENGQPYAVQAWQLSLIEAESRSVAAAYLNGRSQQRVMEHGCFESAEPGVVRMEKGSCLFYGQVDGQRCCLLHAHGLREQKDVYSIKPFSCQLYPIDFVMMDNENILITALTEETASFSRWGHEYLEIFYCANQEKRKQATHIDEQLFSLDGYQPAYIWGRELIERSFGEDAYQAVIEAIYQYS
- a CDS encoding deoxynucleoside kinase, whose amino-acid sequence is MKSIFITVEGPIGVGKTSLSKAISKQWGLELLEEIVYENPFLDKFYENISEWSFQTEMFFLCNRYKQLQDITKRLQNGYSVVADYNIFKNTIFAKRTLSEDNLPKYQQIYGILTSDIPQANLVIYLKASVETAMQRIALRGREMEHMIERTYMENLISDYEEFMHQFQLLHPKIPVLTIECDQLDYVHQPEDLDYVIKRVAEFLPNNLTKQR
- a CDS encoding SPOR domain-containing protein, whose protein sequence is MWVKWVSIHQSYGLPRAAEDYRQRLKLAHIRSRITSKKSGATFIYNLQVPIGEKDRALQVLHTMKKEMQL
- the thiD gene encoding bifunctional hydroxymethylpyrimidine kinase/phosphomethylpyrimidine kinase — encoded protein: MKKPYIAMTIAGSDSGGGAGIQADLKTFHQRGVYGTSALTAITAQNTQGVHGVHVMTPEFVADQIRVVLDDLPAEAIKTGMLANAPIIEAVAEQLRKHHETKLVIDPVMVAKGGAKLLQDEAVQALLTHLLPQAYVITPNLPEAEVLVERTIETLSDMKEAAKHLHDYGVVHVIMKGGHMLDHRLTDILFDGQHFHEIEHERIPTRHTHGTGCTFSACLTAELAKGADAVTAFHTAQQFIVTAIQTAPNLGSGHGPTNHWVQLPL
- a CDS encoding acyl-CoA thioesterase translates to MDMELKGKTVKESRTVKASLILPSDTNHHGTIFGGTIMSYVDEVSAIAAMRHSRKPVVTASIDSVDFIVPAKLGFSVCVDAFVTSTGRTSVEVFVKIISENLQTGERQLTATSFVTFVALDENGKPTPVPPIIPETEEEIYLYQTAPQRIKMRRERRNATQQFYDSLDITKDI
- the splB gene encoding spore photoproduct lyase; this encodes MFGNQTGENGTTGPTRYFEPDLVYFEPDALTFPLGKQLYEKYQKSDIPIKMTTSHNQVRGIPGETDLQQYRNAKRTLVVGVKKTLKFEQSKPSAEYALPLATGCAAHCHYCYLNTNIGTKPYVRVYVNTDEILAKAEAYIQERIPEITRFEAACTSDPINIEHITGNLKKAIEFMGRQPLGRLRFVTKFHQVDSLLDAKHNKHTRFRFSMNADYVIRNFEPGTSSFEQRIEAAGKVAMAGYPLGFIIAPLYWFEGWEAGYTDLLERLSSRLDDNAKKDITFELIQHRFTKIAKGLILKRYPKTKLIMNEEERKYKWGKYGKGKYIYPDIQANALKTHMQKEIARLFPDAKIEYFT